TTGGAAGGCAAGAAATTGTCATCCTTTTTCGACGGAAATTCCAGCCATCGCGAGAGGAGTCCCCGGCCCAAAACCCACCACTGCCAACGCGGGATTAGCGTTTGTAAACCACACCCTCCTTCATCACAAAGTTGACCTTCTCGAGGAGGGTTACATCTGCCAGCGGGTCGCCCGGGACAGCGACAAGGTCGGCCAGCTTGCCCGGCTCAATCGAGCCAATCTTGTCCTGCATGTTGAGCAGGGTGGCGGCTGCCGAAGTGGCCGACTGGATGGCCTGCATCGGCGTCATGCCGTTTTTCACCATATAGGCGAATTCCCTGGCCTGGTTCATCGTCCAGGGGAACCCGCCCGCATCGCTGCCGAAAGCCACCTTCACGCCCGCCTGGACGGCTTTGCGAAACGTTTCGTCGTGCGCTTTCATGAGCGCGGGCCAGACGCCGCCGCGCGGCCCAGCAACGTATTCGGTCACCGTGAACGTCGGGACAATCCATGTTCCTTTCGCGACCAGCTCCCGGATGGTCTGCTCATCGAGCACGTCGGCATGCTCAAGAGAATCGGCACCCGCGGCTAGAGCGAGTTGGTGTCCCGCGGGCGTAATCGAGTGGGCGGCGACTTTCTTCCTCAGCTTGTGCGCCTCCTCCACGATCGCGTTCGCCTCTTCCTGGGTGAAATTCGTGATCGCCCAAAACGTCCCGTCCGGTCGCTGATAATAGGCACGGTCAGCATAGAACTTAATCCAATCGGCGCCGTATTTAACCTGTTCGCGCACGGCCTTGCGGCACTCGTCGGCACCATCGCAAACCTGCACGCCGCTCGGAACCGTAACCTCGTAGGGAAA
The window above is part of the Candidatus Acidiferrales bacterium genome. Proteins encoded here:
- a CDS encoding amidohydrolase family protein, producing MSQVRKFSLIVLCGMALVFPGLLPGKTIAIKAARLIDGKGDRVIANPVVVVEGNRIVSVSSGGTIPSGAEVIDLGQATLLPGLIDTHTHVLLQGDPTDKEYEDQILRESQVYRALRATVAMRNALMNGFTTIRDVETEGALYADVDLKKAVENGVIVGPRMVVSTRALSATGAYPLRGFPYEVTVPSGVQVCDGADECRKAVREQVKYGADWIKFYADRAYYQRPDGTFWAITNFTQEEANAIVEEAHKLRKKVAAHSITPAGHQLALAAGADSLEHADVLDEQTIRELVAKGTWIVPTFTVTEYVAGPRGGVWPALMKAHDETFRKAVQAGVKVAFGSDAGGFPWTMNQAREFAYMVKNGMTPMQAIQSATSAAATLLNMQDKIGSIEPGKLADLVAVPGDPLADVTLLEKVNFVMKEGVVYKR